One genomic region from Cetobacterium sp. 8H encodes:
- the rplL gene encoding 50S ribosomal protein L7/L12 has protein sequence MAFNREQFIADLEAMSVLELRELVTALEEHFGVTAAAPVAVAAEAGPAAEEKTEFDVVLTAAGANKIAVIKEVRAITGLGLKEAKELVDNGGVIKEAAAKEEAEAIKAKLTEAGASIEVK, from the coding sequence ATGGCATTCAATAGAGAGCAATTCATAGCTGATTTAGAAGCTATGTCAGTATTAGAGTTAAGAGAATTAGTAACAGCTTTAGAGGAGCACTTCGGTGTTACTGCTGCTGCACCAGTAGCTGTAGCTGCAGAGGCGGGACCAGCTGCAGAGGAGAAGACAGAGTTCGACGTAGTATTAACTGCTGCAGGAGCTAACAAAATAGCTGTAATCAAAGAGGTTAGAGCAATCACTGGTTTAGGATTAAAAGAAGCTAAAGAATTAGTAGATAACGGTGGAGTAATTAAAGAAGCTGCTGCTAAAGAAGAAGCAGAAGCTATAAAAGCTAAATTAACTGAGGCTGGAGCATCAATCGAGGTTAAGTAA
- the rplJ gene encoding 50S ribosomal protein L10 — MATQLKKELVAELVEKISRAQSIVLVDYQGLRVNQETELRKQMRENGAEYLVAKNRLFKIALAEAGIADKFDDLLEGTTAFAFGYADPVTPAKVVYEVEAAQAKANAKAKKTVFTIKGGLLTGKRVETAEVVSLAKLPSREQLLSMVLNGMLGPVRKLAYATVAIADQKETAAE; from the coding sequence ATGGCAACTCAATTAAAAAAGGAACTTGTAGCTGAATTAGTTGAAAAAATATCTAGAGCTCAATCAATCGTTTTAGTTGATTATCAAGGTCTAAGAGTAAATCAAGAGACTGAGTTAAGAAAACAAATGAGAGAAAACGGAGCTGAGTACTTAGTTGCTAAGAACAGACTGTTCAAGATAGCGCTAGCTGAAGCTGGTATCGCTGATAAATTCGATGATTTACTAGAGGGGACTACTGCATTTGCATTCGGATATGCTGATCCAGTAACTCCAGCGAAGGTAGTTTACGAGGTTGAAGCAGCACAAGCAAAAGCAAACGCGAAAGCTAAGAAAACTGTTTTCACAATAAAAGGTGGACTTTTAACTGGTAAGAGAGTAGAAACTGCTGAAGTAGTATCGCTTGCTAAGTTACCATCAAGAGAGCAACTTCTTTCTATGGTATTAAATGGAATGCTTGGGCCAGTTAGAAAACTTGCTTACGCAACTGTTGCAATTGCAGACCAGAAAGAAACAGCTGCAGAGTAA